In Paracoccus sp. TOH, a single window of DNA contains:
- a CDS encoding Lrp/AsnC family transcriptional regulator, with protein MPDATDRRILRQLLADPDIANAELALRAGVTPASLWRRLEKLRETGVIRATETRIDWRKLGYEVQVSLRFTLDKTHQRAFDEFQAAARRVPEVTEIQTFLGSVDLRLSVIARDMAHWQQIYRESILTLPHVQDSDALMLVSTIKDVQELPL; from the coding sequence ATGCCCGACGCCACCGATCGCCGCATCCTGCGCCAGCTGCTCGCCGATCCCGACATCGCCAATGCCGAACTGGCCCTGCGCGCCGGGGTGACGCCCGCCAGCCTGTGGCGCCGGCTGGAAAAGCTGCGCGAGACCGGGGTGATCCGCGCCACCGAGACCCGCATCGACTGGCGCAAGCTCGGCTACGAGGTGCAGGTCAGCCTGCGCTTCACCCTCGACAAGACCCATCAGCGCGCCTTCGACGAATTCCAGGCCGCCGCCCGCCGCGTCCCCGAGGTGACCGAGATCCAGACCTTCCTCGGCTCGGTCGACCTGCGGCTGTCGGTCATCGCCCGCGACATGGCGCATTGGCAGCAGATCTACCGCGAAAGCATCCTGACGCTGCCGCATGTCCAGGACAGCGACGCGCTGATGCTGGTCTCGACCATCAAGGACGTGCAGGAGCTGCCGCTGTGA
- the ilvC gene encoding ketol-acid reductoisomerase yields MRVYYDRDCDVNLIKDKKIAMLGYGSQGHAHALNLRDSGAKNVVVALREGSASAKKAEAEGLKVMGIAEAAAWADLIMFTMPDELQAETYKKYVHDNIREGAAIAFAHGLNIHFGLIEAKPGVDVIMMAPKGPGHTVRGEYTKGGGVPCLFAVHNDATGKAQDLALSYCSAIGGGRSGIIETNFRQECETDLFGEQAVLCGGLVELIRMGFETLVEAGYEPEMAYFECLHEVKLIVDLIYEGGIANMNYSISNTAEYGEYVSGPRILPYEETKARMKEVLSDIQTGKFVRDFMQENAVGQPFFKATRRINDEHQIEKVGEKLRAMMPWISKGKMVDKERN; encoded by the coding sequence ATGCGCGTTTACTATGATCGCGATTGCGACGTGAACCTGATCAAGGACAAGAAGATCGCCATGCTGGGTTACGGCAGCCAGGGCCACGCCCATGCGCTGAACCTGCGCGATTCCGGCGCCAAGAACGTCGTCGTCGCGCTGCGCGAGGGCTCGGCCTCGGCCAAGAAGGCGGAAGCCGAGGGGCTGAAGGTCATGGGCATCGCCGAGGCCGCCGCCTGGGCCGACCTGATCATGTTCACCATGCCCGACGAACTGCAGGCCGAGACCTACAAGAAATACGTGCATGACAATATCCGCGAAGGCGCGGCCATCGCCTTTGCCCACGGTCTGAACATCCATTTCGGCCTGATCGAGGCCAAGCCGGGCGTCGACGTGATCATGATGGCGCCGAAGGGCCCGGGCCACACCGTGCGCGGCGAATACACCAAGGGCGGCGGCGTGCCCTGCCTGTTCGCGGTGCATAACGACGCCACCGGCAAGGCGCAGGATCTGGCGCTGAGCTATTGCTCGGCCATCGGCGGCGGCCGCTCGGGCATCATCGAGACCAATTTCCGCCAGGAATGCGAGACCGACCTGTTCGGCGAGCAGGCGGTGCTGTGCGGCGGTCTGGTCGAGCTGATCCGCATGGGCTTTGAAACCCTGGTCGAGGCCGGCTACGAGCCCGAGATGGCCTATTTCGAATGCCTGCACGAGGTGAAGCTGATCGTGGACCTGATCTACGAAGGCGGCATCGCCAACATGAACTACTCGATCTCGAACACCGCCGAATATGGCGAGTATGTCTCGGGCCCGCGCATCCTGCCTTACGAGGAAACCAAGGCCCGCATGAAGGAAGTGCTGTCGGACATCCAGACCGGCAAGTTCGTGCGCGACTTCATGCAGGAGAACGCCGTCGGCCAGCCCTTCTTCAAGGCGACCCGCCGCATCAACGACGAGCACCAGATCGAGAAGGTCGGCGAGAAGCTGCGCGCCATGATGCCCTGGATCAGCAAGGGCAAGATGGTGGACAAGGAGCGCAACTGA
- the dnaE gene encoding DNA polymerase III subunit alpha → MPENSPRFIHLRTHSEHSLLEGAVPVKKLADLAAQNGMPAVALTDTNALFAALEFSVKAQDAGVQPIVGCQVTLAAEVTGPVVLLAQNEAGWLNLMELSTCLYLRDDHALPHVTLADLEAHAEGLICLTGGAGGPLGQLVLQGRPAEARGLAERLAAAFPTRLYVELQRHHDAEGQPVPEEAGSEGGMIDIAYALDLPLVATNDVYFPKSELFDAHDALICISDRAYVDQTAPRRRLTPQHYFKTAAEMAALFADLPEAIQNTVEIARRCAFAVKKHKPILPRFAGDEVEELRRQAWDGLRARLAVIPHSATVEEYEERLRFELGIIEQMGFPGYFLIVADFIKWAKEHGIPVGPGRGSGAGSLVAYALTITDLDPMRYSLLFERFLNPERVSMPDFDIDFCMDRREEVIQYVQEKYGRDKVGQIITFGALLSKAAVRDVGRVLQLPFGQVDRLSKMIPVEGVKPVSVTKALADEPRLREAAREEVVARLLDYAAKIEGLLRNASTHAAGVVIGDRPLHRLVPLYRDPASDMPATQFNMKWVEQAGLVKFDFLGLKTLTVIQNAVDLINAGGRQLHVAADGRRLYDPAKGAENQINAIPLDDKPSYELFASARTVAVFQVESSGMMDALRRMKPTCIEDIVALVALYRPGPMENIPTYCEVKNGLRPLESIHPTIDHILAETQGIIVYQEQVMQIAQVMAGYSLGGADLLRRAMGKKIAEEMAKERPKFVEGCKQQGIDAKKAGEVFDLLEKFANYGFNKSHAAAYAVVSYQTAWLKANHPVEFMAAVMNCDIHLTDKLAVYKREADRMGIETVPPCVNRSEPTFSVKDGRIVYALGALKGVGVEAMRLITAARGQTPFRDLHDFARRVDMKRVGKRPLEMLARAGAFDGLEPNRARVLKALDGLVAWSAAVQEAAASSQSSLFGGGEDLPPPRPVPAPIWMPAEKLAEEHAAVGFYLSGHPLDDYQPALRRKNVQTLAEVTQAAADGALVASLAGTVAFRQEKKSARGTRFAFVGLSDPTGLYEVTVFSDTLDAHRQHLEPGENVVLQVQVEPSGDQVKLLARAVTPLDQAVADAGANRLAVEIAGLDAVPGIAEALARIQAEIAAPARARGPIALRLKDGEDLVDIEIAEDAPLTTPARQALRVIPGVLEVLEE, encoded by the coding sequence ATGCCGGAAAATTCTCCCCGATTCATCCACCTGCGCACCCATTCCGAACATTCGCTGCTGGAAGGCGCGGTGCCGGTCAAGAAACTTGCCGATCTGGCGGCGCAGAACGGCATGCCGGCCGTGGCGCTGACCGATACCAACGCGCTGTTCGCGGCGCTGGAATTCTCGGTCAAGGCGCAGGATGCCGGCGTGCAGCCCATCGTCGGCTGCCAGGTCACGCTGGCGGCCGAAGTGACCGGCCCGGTGGTGCTGCTGGCCCAGAACGAGGCCGGCTGGCTGAACCTGATGGAGCTGTCGACCTGCCTTTACCTGCGCGACGACCACGCGCTGCCGCATGTGACGCTGGCCGATCTGGAAGCCCATGCCGAGGGGCTGATCTGCCTGACCGGCGGCGCCGGCGGCCCGCTGGGCCAGCTGGTGCTGCAGGGCCGCCCGGCCGAGGCCCGCGGCCTGGCCGAGCGGCTGGCCGCCGCCTTCCCGACCCGGCTTTATGTCGAACTGCAGCGCCACCACGATGCCGAGGGCCAGCCCGTCCCCGAGGAGGCGGGCTCGGAAGGCGGCATGATCGACATCGCCTATGCGCTCGACCTGCCGCTGGTCGCCACAAACGACGTGTATTTCCCGAAATCCGAGCTGTTCGACGCCCATGACGCGCTGATCTGCATCTCGGACCGCGCCTATGTCGACCAGACCGCGCCGCGCCGCCGGCTGACGCCGCAGCATTACTTCAAGACCGCCGCCGAAATGGCCGCGCTGTTCGCCGACCTGCCCGAGGCGATCCAGAACACTGTCGAGATCGCCCGCCGCTGCGCCTTCGCGGTCAAGAAACACAAGCCGATCCTGCCGCGCTTTGCGGGTGACGAGGTCGAGGAACTGCGCCGCCAGGCCTGGGACGGCTTGCGCGCCCGGCTGGCGGTGATCCCGCATTCCGCCACCGTCGAGGAATACGAGGAACGCCTGCGCTTCGAGCTGGGCATCATCGAGCAGATGGGCTTTCCCGGCTATTTCCTGATCGTCGCCGACTTCATCAAATGGGCCAAGGAACACGGCATCCCGGTCGGGCCGGGCCGCGGCTCGGGCGCCGGCTCTCTGGTTGCCTATGCGCTGACGATTACCGACCTGGATCCAATGCGTTACAGCCTGCTCTTCGAGCGGTTTCTGAACCCGGAACGGGTGTCGATGCCCGACTTCGACATCGACTTCTGCATGGATCGCCGCGAGGAGGTGATCCAATACGTGCAAGAGAAATACGGCCGCGACAAGGTCGGCCAGATCATCACCTTCGGCGCGCTTCTCTCCAAGGCGGCGGTGCGCGACGTGGGCCGGGTGCTGCAACTGCCCTTCGGCCAGGTGGACCGGCTGTCCAAGATGATCCCGGTCGAGGGCGTGAAGCCGGTCAGCGTCACCAAGGCCCTGGCCGACGAGCCGCGCCTGCGCGAGGCCGCCAGGGAGGAGGTGGTCGCCCGCCTGCTGGACTATGCCGCCAAGATCGAGGGGTTGCTGCGCAATGCCTCGACCCATGCCGCCGGCGTGGTGATCGGCGACCGGCCGCTGCACCGGCTGGTGCCGCTTTATCGCGATCCGGCCTCGGACATGCCGGCGACGCAGTTCAACATGAAATGGGTCGAGCAGGCCGGGCTGGTCAAGTTCGACTTTCTCGGCCTCAAGACCCTGACGGTGATCCAGAACGCGGTCGATCTCATCAATGCCGGCGGCCGGCAGCTGCATGTCGCCGCCGACGGGCGGCGGCTCTACGATCCGGCCAAGGGGGCCGAGAACCAGATCAACGCCATCCCGCTGGACGACAAGCCCAGCTATGAGCTGTTCGCCAGCGCCCGCACCGTGGCGGTGTTCCAGGTCGAAAGTTCGGGGATGATGGACGCGCTGCGGCGCATGAAGCCGACCTGCATCGAGGATATCGTGGCGCTGGTGGCGCTGTATCGCCCCGGCCCGATGGAGAACATCCCGACCTATTGCGAGGTGAAGAACGGCCTGCGACCGCTTGAATCCATTCACCCCACCATCGACCACATCCTGGCCGAGACCCAGGGCATCATCGTCTACCAGGAACAGGTGATGCAGATCGCCCAGGTCATGGCCGGCTACAGCCTGGGCGGCGCCGACCTGCTGCGCCGCGCCATGGGCAAGAAGATCGCCGAGGAGATGGCCAAGGAGCGGCCGAAATTCGTCGAGGGCTGCAAGCAACAGGGAATCGACGCGAAGAAGGCCGGAGAGGTCTTTGACCTGCTTGAGAAATTCGCCAATTACGGTTTCAACAAGTCCCATGCCGCCGCCTATGCCGTGGTCAGCTACCAGACCGCCTGGCTCAAGGCCAATCACCCGGTCGAGTTCATGGCCGCGGTGATGAACTGCGACATTCACCTGACCGACAAGCTCGCCGTCTATAAGCGCGAAGCCGACCGGATGGGGATCGAGACCGTGCCGCCCTGCGTCAACCGCTCCGAGCCGACCTTCAGCGTCAAGGACGGCCGCATCGTCTATGCGCTCGGCGCGCTGAAGGGCGTCGGCGTCGAGGCGATGCGGCTGATCACCGCGGCGCGCGGCCAGACGCCGTTCCGCGACCTGCACGATTTCGCCCGCCGCGTCGACATGAAGCGCGTCGGCAAGCGGCCGCTGGAGATGCTGGCCCGCGCCGGCGCCTTCGATGGGCTGGAACCGAACCGCGCCCGGGTGCTCAAGGCGCTGGACGGGCTGGTCGCCTGGTCGGCGGCGGTGCAGGAAGCCGCGGCCTCGTCGCAAAGCTCGCTGTTCGGCGGCGGCGAGGATCTGCCGCCGCCGCGCCCCGTGCCGGCGCCGATCTGGATGCCGGCCGAGAAGCTGGCCGAGGAACATGCGGCGGTCGGCTTCTACCTCTCGGGCCATCCGCTGGACGATTACCAGCCGGCGCTGCGCCGCAAGAACGTGCAGACCCTGGCCGAGGTGACGCAGGCGGCGGCCGATGGGGCGCTGGTCGCCTCGCTGGCCGGCACCGTGGCCTTCCGGCAGGAAAAGAAATCCGCCCGCGGCACCCGTTTCGCCTTCGTCGGCCTGTCGGACCCGACCGGGCTTTACGAGGTCACGGTGTTTTCCGACACGCTGGACGCCCATCGCCAGCACCTGGAACCGGGCGAGAACGTGGTGCTGCAGGTGCAGGTCGAGCCGTCGGGCGATCAGGTCAAGCTTCTGGCCCGCGCGGTGACGCCGCTCGATCAGGCGGTGGCGGATGCCGGGGCCAATCGGCTCGCGGTCGAGATCGCCGGGCTGGACGCCGTGCCCGGCATCGCCGAGGCGCTGGCCCGCATCCAGGCCGAGATCGCCGCCCCGGCCCGCGCGCGCGGTCCTATTGCCTTGCGGCTCAAGGACGGCGAGGATCTGGTGGATATCGAGATCGCCGAGGACGCGCCCTTGACCACGCCGGCGCGCCAGGCGTTGCGCGTCATTCCCGGCGTGCTGGAAGTGCTTGAAGAATAG
- a CDS encoding ABC transporter ATP-binding protein — protein MTDVFRAEGLGKSYPGVRANDDLSFAVAAGEIHALLGENGAGKSTLVKMIYGLVRPDEGRMALLGAPYAPHDPRAARAAGVAMVFQHFSLFDALTVAENIALGMENPPPRAELASRIAELSQGYGLPLNPGRRIASLSAGERQRVEILRCLLQGPRLLIMDEPTSVLTPQEAEILFATLRQLAEAGTAVLYISHKLEEIRSHCDRATILRQGRLVGTVDPRAHSARELAAMMVGAEMRLVDRSGRKPGAPVLEVRGLSTPAGEGVALRDIALSLRAGEILGIGGVAGNGQEELLSALSGETATAAGTVALEGRDLSAAGPEARRRAGLLAAPEDRLGHAAVPEFSLAENTLLTAGARQGLIRNGLIDRKAATAFAQEVIRAFDVRTPGPGTAAGALSGGNLQKFVIGREVLGRPRALVVNQPTWGVDAGAAAAIRQALLDLAAQGAGLIVISQDLDELLELSDRFCALNQGRLSAPRPTEGLTVEEIGLMLGGAHGMEVAHVSA, from the coding sequence GTGACCGATGTTTTCCGGGCCGAGGGTCTGGGCAAGAGCTATCCCGGCGTGCGGGCCAATGACGACCTGTCCTTTGCGGTCGCCGCCGGCGAGATCCATGCCCTGCTGGGCGAGAACGGCGCCGGCAAGTCCACGCTGGTCAAGATGATCTATGGCCTGGTGCGGCCGGACGAGGGGCGGATGGCGTTGCTGGGCGCACCCTATGCGCCGCACGATCCGCGCGCCGCCCGCGCCGCCGGCGTCGCCATGGTGTTCCAGCATTTCAGCCTGTTCGACGCGCTGACCGTGGCCGAGAACATCGCGCTGGGGATGGAGAACCCGCCGCCGCGCGCCGAACTTGCCAGCCGCATCGCCGAGCTGTCGCAGGGCTACGGGCTGCCGCTGAACCCCGGCCGCCGCATCGCCAGCCTGTCGGCGGGCGAGCGGCAGCGGGTCGAGATCCTGCGCTGCCTGCTGCAAGGCCCGCGCCTGCTGATCATGGACGAGCCGACCTCGGTCCTGACCCCGCAGGAGGCCGAGATCCTGTTCGCCACCCTGCGGCAACTGGCCGAGGCCGGCACGGCGGTCCTGTATATCAGCCACAAGCTGGAGGAAATCCGCAGCCATTGCGACCGCGCCACCATCCTGCGCCAGGGCCGGCTGGTCGGCACGGTCGATCCGCGCGCCCATTCCGCCCGCGAACTGGCGGCGATGATGGTCGGGGCCGAGATGCGGCTGGTGGACCGTTCCGGCCGCAAGCCCGGCGCGCCGGTGCTGGAGGTCCGGGGCCTGTCCACGCCGGCCGGCGAGGGCGTGGCGCTGAGGGACATCGCGCTGAGCCTGCGCGCGGGCGAGATCCTGGGCATCGGCGGCGTCGCCGGCAACGGCCAGGAGGAGCTGCTTTCGGCGCTGTCGGGCGAGACCGCGACCGCCGCCGGCACCGTGGCTCTGGAGGGACGCGACCTCTCTGCCGCCGGCCCCGAGGCGCGGCGCCGGGCCGGGCTGCTGGCGGCGCCCGAGGACCGGCTGGGCCATGCCGCGGTGCCCGAATTCAGCCTGGCCGAGAACACGCTGCTGACCGCCGGGGCGCGGCAGGGGCTGATCCGCAACGGCCTGATCGACCGCAAGGCGGCCACGGCTTTCGCGCAGGAGGTGATCCGCGCCTTCGACGTGCGCACCCCCGGCCCCGGCACGGCGGCGGGCGCGCTGTCGGGCGGCAACCTGCAGAAATTCGTCATCGGCCGCGAGGTGCTGGGCCGGCCGCGGGCGCTGGTCGTCAACCAGCCGACCTGGGGCGTCGATGCCGGCGCCGCCGCCGCCATCCGCCAGGCGCTGCTGGACCTGGCCGCGCAGGGTGCCGGGCTGATCGTCATCAGCCAGGACCTGGACGAGCTGCTGGAACTGTCGGACCGGTTCTGCGCCCTGAACCAGGGCCGGCTGTCCGCGCCCCGGCCGACCGAGGGCCTGACGGTCGAGGAGATCGGGCTGATGCTGGGCGGCGCGCATGGCATGGAGGTGGCGCATGTTTCGGCTTGA
- a CDS encoding ABC transporter permease: MFRLEPRTSAPLLWQVATPVLAVLATMLVGGALFAAMGFDPLAAIRTIFWDPLFGPAAGYSRPQLLVKAGPLILIACGLALGFRAGIWNIGAEGQYIIGAICGAAVALAAYPLDAFWIFPAMILAGAAGGWAWGMIPALLRNWFGASEILVSLMLVYVAQKVAAWMAFGPMKNPEGFNFPGSRNLQQYEAASNPDLIAGSGLHWGGVAAVLALAATWFVMSRHVLGFHIRTAGAAPRAARFAGVRPERLVALCLGVSGALAGLAGLFEVAGPAGQITESFGSGYGFTAIIVAFLGRLHPLGILLAGLLMALTYIGGELAQMMLNLPAATVQVFQGMLLFFLLGFDILTRYRIRRRA, from the coding sequence ATGTTTCGGCTTGAACCCCGCACCAGCGCCCCGCTGCTTTGGCAGGTCGCGACCCCGGTGCTGGCGGTGCTGGCGACGATGCTGGTCGGCGGCGCGCTGTTCGCCGCCATGGGCTTCGACCCGCTGGCCGCGATCCGCACCATTTTCTGGGACCCGCTGTTCGGTCCCGCCGCCGGCTATTCGCGGCCGCAACTGCTGGTCAAGGCCGGGCCGCTGATCCTGATCGCCTGCGGGTTGGCGCTGGGATTCCGCGCCGGGATCTGGAACATCGGCGCCGAGGGGCAATACATCATCGGCGCCATTTGCGGCGCCGCGGTGGCGCTGGCCGCCTATCCGCTGGACGCGTTCTGGATCTTCCCGGCGATGATCCTGGCCGGCGCGGCGGGCGGCTGGGCCTGGGGGATGATCCCGGCGCTGCTGCGCAACTGGTTCGGCGCCTCGGAAATCCTGGTATCGCTGATGCTGGTCTATGTGGCGCAGAAGGTCGCCGCCTGGATGGCCTTCGGGCCGATGAAGAACCCCGAGGGCTTCAACTTTCCCGGCTCGCGCAACCTGCAGCAATACGAGGCGGCCTCGAACCCGGACCTGATCGCCGGCTCCGGCCTGCATTGGGGCGGCGTGGCGGCGGTGCTGGCCCTGGCGGCGACCTGGTTCGTGATGTCGCGCCACGTCCTTGGCTTCCACATCCGCACCGCCGGGGCCGCCCCCCGCGCCGCGCGCTTTGCCGGCGTCCGCCCCGAGCGGCTGGTGGCGCTGTGCCTGGGCGTCTCGGGCGCGCTTGCCGGCCTCGCCGGCCTGTTCGAGGTCGCGGGCCCGGCCGGCCAGATCACCGAGAGCTTCGGCTCGGGCTACGGCTTCACCGCGATCATCGTGGCCTTCCTGGGCCGGCTGCATCCCTTGGGCATCCTGCTGGCGGGGCTGCTCATGGCGCTGACCTATATCGGCGGGGAACTGGCGCAGATGATGCTGAACCTGCCCGCGGCGACGGTGCAGGTGTTCCAGGGGATGCTGCTGTTCTTCCTGCTCGGCTTCGACATCCTGACCCGATACCGCATCCGGAGGCGCGCATGA
- a CDS encoding ABC transporter permease, which yields MMIDPLSVFILLLGAATPILFAALGELVVERAGVLNLGVEGMMIGGALAGFAVAHASGSPALGFLAAAVAGAALSMIFAVLTQFLLSNQVATGLALTLFGLGLTAMFGKPYEGVKAPPMLAGPLRLNLMIWLGLALVPAVWWFLMRSRPGLILRAVGENHDAAHALGYPVRALRIAAIGFGGALAGMGGAYISIATVLQWTEGMTAGAGWIALAIVVFAQWNPWGVLAGAWLFGGVTVLQLRLQAAGVAVPVQLLSMAPYLATILVLVLISARQKFGRSGGAAAPGSLGRPFHALR from the coding sequence ATGATGATCGACCCGCTTTCCGTCTTCATCCTGCTGCTGGGCGCCGCGACGCCGATCCTGTTCGCAGCCCTGGGCGAGCTGGTCGTCGAACGCGCGGGGGTGCTGAACCTGGGGGTCGAGGGCATGATGATCGGCGGCGCGCTGGCGGGCTTTGCCGTGGCCCATGCCAGCGGCAGCCCGGCGCTGGGTTTCCTGGCCGCCGCCGTCGCCGGCGCGGCGCTGTCGATGATCTTCGCGGTGCTGACGCAATTCCTGCTGTCGAACCAGGTTGCCACGGGGCTGGCGCTGACGCTGTTCGGCCTGGGCCTGACCGCCATGTTCGGCAAGCCCTACGAGGGGGTGAAGGCGCCGCCGATGCTGGCCGGGCCGCTGCGGCTGAACCTGATGATCTGGCTGGGCCTGGCGCTGGTGCCCGCCGTCTGGTGGTTCCTGATGCGCTCGCGCCCCGGCCTGATCCTGCGCGCGGTGGGCGAGAACCACGACGCCGCCCATGCGCTGGGCTATCCGGTGCGCGCCCTGCGCATCGCCGCCATCGGCTTCGGCGGCGCGCTGGCCGGGATGGGCGGCGCCTATATCTCGATCGCCACGGTGCTGCAATGGACCGAGGGCATGACCGCCGGCGCCGGCTGGATCGCGCTGGCCATCGTGGTCTTTGCGCAATGGAACCCCTGGGGCGTGCTGGCCGGCGCCTGGCTGTTCGGCGGCGTCACCGTGCTGCAGCTGCGTCTGCAGGCGGCGGGGGTCGCGGTGCCGGTGCAGCTGCTCAGCATGGCGCCCTATCTTGCCACGATCCTCGTGCTGGTGCTGATCTCGGCCCGGCAGAAATTCGGCCGCTCGGGCGGGGCTGCTGCCCCCGGATCGCTGGGCAGGCCCTTCCACGCACTGCGCTAG
- a CDS encoding BMP family ABC transporter substrate-binding protein, translating into MNRRTLLGSAAALLAASALPGFAQDEKLKVGFIYVGPVGDGGWTYQHDLARQAVEKEYGDRVETTFIESVPEGADAERAITQLALSGHKLIFTTSFGFMDATVNVAKKFPDVKFEHATGYKTAENVATYDARFYEGRAVMGTIAGRMTKSNKIGYIGSFPIPEVVQGINSSYIHAKKVNPDVEMKVVWAYSWFDPAKEADAAAALIAEGVDVILQHTDSTAPLAKAQEAGAIGFGQASDMAAFKPSPRVSSIIDNWAPYYIQRVGEVLDGTWKSHAVWLGIGDGEVEIGEITEAVPAEIKDEALALKDRIASGEYHPFTGPLNKQDGSVWLAEGQTASDKDLSSMNFYVEGITAPMPK; encoded by the coding sequence ATGAATCGCAGAACCCTTCTCGGCAGCGCCGCCGCCCTTCTGGCCGCCTCGGCCCTGCCCGGCTTTGCCCAGGATGAAAAGCTCAAGGTGGGCTTCATCTATGTCGGGCCGGTGGGCGACGGCGGCTGGACCTATCAACACGACCTGGCCCGCCAGGCGGTCGAAAAGGAATATGGCGACCGCGTCGAGACCACCTTCATCGAAAGCGTCCCCGAGGGCGCCGATGCCGAGCGTGCCATCACCCAGCTGGCGCTGTCCGGCCACAAGCTGATCTTCACCACCAGCTTCGGCTTCATGGACGCGACCGTGAACGTGGCGAAGAAATTCCCCGACGTGAAGTTCGAGCACGCCACCGGCTACAAGACCGCCGAGAACGTCGCCACCTACGACGCCCGCTTCTACGAGGGCCGCGCCGTCATGGGCACCATCGCCGGGCGCATGACCAAGTCGAACAAGATCGGCTATATCGGCTCGTTCCCGATCCCCGAAGTGGTGCAGGGCATCAACAGCTCGTATATCCACGCGAAGAAGGTGAACCCGGATGTCGAGATGAAGGTGGTCTGGGCCTATAGCTGGTTCGATCCCGCGAAAGAGGCCGACGCCGCCGCCGCGCTGATCGCCGAGGGCGTGGACGTGATCCTGCAGCACACCGACTCGACCGCGCCGCTGGCCAAGGCGCAGGAGGCCGGCGCCATCGGTTTCGGCCAGGCCAGCGACATGGCGGCGTTCAAGCCCAGCCCGCGGGTTTCGTCGATCATCGACAACTGGGCACCCTATTACATCCAGCGCGTCGGCGAGGTGCTGGACGGGACCTGGAAATCGCATGCGGTCTGGCTGGGCATCGGCGACGGCGAGGTCGAGATCGGCGAGATCACCGAGGCGGTGCCGGCCGAGATCAAAGACGAGGCGCTGGCGCTGAAGGACAGGATCGCCTCGGGCGAATACCACCCCTTCACCGGGCCGCTGAACAAGCAGGACGGCAGCGTCTGGCTGGCCGAGGGCCAGACCGCCAGCGACAAGGACCTGTCCTCGATGAACTTCTATGTCGAGGGCATCACGGCGCCGATGCCGAAGTGA
- the dps gene encoding DNA starvation/stationary phase protection protein Dps, protein MAVNVKGLSDNARKTAIAELNARLADALALSAAIKQAHWNVKGRNFIAVHELFDTVKARLDEHVDMMAERVQVLDGVAVGTVEKVAKASTLKEYPTDLTKAEDHIKAVCERMRDYGGKVRAAIGTTDEAGDADTADLFTAASRTADKDLWFLESHLE, encoded by the coding sequence ATGGCTGTGAATGTCAAAGGGCTCAGCGACAATGCCCGCAAGACCGCGATCGCCGAGTTGAATGCCCGCCTGGCCGACGCGCTGGCGCTGTCGGCGGCGATCAAGCAGGCGCATTGGAACGTGAAGGGCCGCAACTTCATCGCGGTGCACGAGCTGTTCGACACCGTGAAGGCGCGGCTGGACGAGCATGTGGACATGATGGCCGAGCGCGTGCAGGTGCTGGACGGCGTCGCCGTCGGCACGGTCGAGAAGGTGGCCAAGGCCAGCACGCTGAAGGAATACCCCACCGACCTGACCAAGGCCGAGGACCATATCAAGGCGGTCTGCGAACGGATGCGCGATTACGGCGGGAAGGTCCGCGCCGCCATCGGCACCACCGACGAGGCCGGGGATGCCGATACCGCCGACCTGTTCACCGCCGCCTCGCGCACCGCCGACAAGGATCTGTGGTTCCTGGAAAGCCATCTGGAGTGA
- a CDS encoding acyl carrier protein, whose protein sequence is MSDIADRVKKIVVEHLGVDEDKVTETASFIDDLGADSLDTVELVMAFEEEFGIEIPDDAAETIQTFGDAVKFIQGAV, encoded by the coding sequence ATGAGCGATATTGCTGATCGCGTGAAGAAAATCGTCGTCGAGCACCTGGGTGTCGATGAGGACAAGGTGACGGAAACCGCCTCGTTCATCGACGATCTCGGCGCCGATTCGCTGGATACCGTGGAACTGGTCATGGCGTTCGAGGAAGAGTTCGGCATCGAGATCCCCGATGACGCCGCCGAGACGATCCAGACCTTCGGCGACGCGGTGAAGTTCATCCAGGGCGCGGTCTGA